In Mugil cephalus isolate CIBA_MC_2020 chromosome 20, CIBA_Mcephalus_1.1, whole genome shotgun sequence, the following are encoded in one genomic region:
- the rundc1 gene encoding RUN domain-containing protein 1 isoform X1 → MSTEELSASDSEAVFANAGERWAPVGAVANPEDESGSAGKQRHRDSSPSTEDEMAARLRKLEEEQDLLNSSLLALTSHFAQVQFRLKQIVHAQSEEKERMLADLEEFAFRGCPHVVGCRAQDAVQMENSGDLSEREKRERLEAQREKQKDLIFQLKTQLDDLERFAYQEGSYDSLPQSVVMERQKVIIDELIKKLDVNLNEDIGNLSPEELRQRVDAAIAQIVNPARVKEQLVEQLKTQIRDLEMFISFIQDEVGNPLLSDGHSEQPQAAGTSTRGPGVKKVDPEQAQRMRDTGLHLIQKALAVLQIFAASQFGCASGHVPQSMWAQDLPGQDYGPLLQRLEAAVEKVRVLGSRRHPSVEHVVSYTSNYTTSTTLAARDELTTSVRKELAIALKDLLSHGLFSPSQTMSLVLAPISCLLPYRPTPQTMHPWELFVKYYQSKNGKAFVESPARQLSQSFSLHVGSGPVTVTPKQSLLWAIHTVLKEHGRYKRGPDTEFKALVCMALNEQRLVSWLNLLCKSGTLIHPHYHSWSYMAQTGFEGALRILGRISHLRFNLPVDLAVRQLKNIKDAF, encoded by the exons ATGTCCACGGAGGAGCTGTCAGCCTCGGACAGCGAGGCTGTGTTCGCCAACGCTGGGGAGCGATGGGCACCGGTGGGCGCTGTGGCCAACCCTGAAGATGAGAGCGGCAGCGCGGGTAAGCAGAGGCATAGAGACTCGTCGCCGTCCACGGAGGATGAAATGGCCGCCAGGCTCAGGAAACTTGAAGAGGAGCAGGACTTGCTGAACTCTTCGCTCCTCGCCCTCACCTCCCACTTCGCTCAGGTTCAGTTCCGACTCAAGCAGATAGTTCACGCCCAGAgcgaggagaaggagaggatgcTTGCCGACCTGGAGGAGTTCGCCTTCAGGGGCTGTCCTCATGTGGTGGGCTGCAGGGCTCAGGATGCCGTACAGATGGAGAACTCG GGCGATCTG AGTGAGCGGGAGAAGAGGGAGCGCCTGGAGGCtcagagggaaaaacaaaaggatttAATTTTCCAGCTGAAGACGCAGCTGGACGATCTCGAGCGCTTCGCCTATCAGGAGGGCAGCTACGACTCGCTGCCGCAGTCTGTCGTCATGGAGAGACAGAAG GTCATCATCGACGAGCTGATCAAAAAGCTGGACGTCAACCTGAACGAGGACATCGGGAACTTGTCCCCCGAGGAGCTGAGGCAGAGAGTGGACGCTGCCATCGCTCAGATAGTAAACCCAGCCAGAGTCAAAGAGCAGCTGGTAGAGCAGCTCAAAACCCAGATCAGGGACCTGGAAATGTTCATCAGCTTCATTCAAG ATGAGGTGGGGAACCCTCTCCTGTCAGATGGACACAGCGAGCAGCCGCAAGCAGCAGGGACCAGCACCAGAGGTCCAGGAGTGAAGAAAG TCGACCCAGAACAAGCCCAGAGGATGCGAGACACGGGCCTGCACCTCATCCAGAAGGCACTTGCTGTTTTGCAGATTTTCGCTGCGAGCCAGTTCGGCTGCGCATCTGGCCACGTCCCCCAGAGCATGTGGGCTCAGGATTTGCCGGGACAGGACTATGGGCCCCTGCTGCAGCGTCTGGAGGCAGCTGTGGAGAAGGTGCGAGTGTTGGGCTCTCGGAGGCATCCTTCTGTCGAACACGTTGTCAGCTACACCAGCAACtacaccaccagcaccaccctCGCTGCGCGAGACGAGCTGACGACGTCTGTGAGGAAGGAGCTGGCGATTGCTCTGAAAGACTTGCTGTCTCACGGCCTCTTTTCACCCTCTCAGACAATGAGCCTGGTCCTAGCGCCCATCTCCTGCCTTCTGCCTTACAGACCAACCCCACAAACCATGCACCCATGGGAACTCTTTGTAAAATACTACCAGTCCAAAAATGGGAAGGCCTTTGTGGAGTCACCAGCCCGTCAGCTTTCACAGTCCTTCAGTCTGCATGTAGGCAGCGGCCCAGTGACCGTCACCCCTAAACAGTCCCTGCTGTGGGCCATTCACACCGTCCTGAAGGAGCACGGACGCTATAAGCGAGGACCAGACACAGAGTTCAAAGCTCTGGTGTGCATGGCACTGAACGAGCAGCGGCTGGTGTCGTGGCTCAATCTGCTGTGTAAGTCCGGCACTCTGATTCACCCACACTACCATTCCTGGAGCTACATGGCTCAGACCGGCTTCGAGGGAGCCCTGCGCATCCTGGGTCGCATCAGCCACCTCAGGTTCAACCTCCCAGTCGACCTGGCTGTTAGGCAGCTCAAGAACATCAAGGATGCTTTCTGA
- the rundc1 gene encoding RUN domain-containing protein 1 isoform X2, whose amino-acid sequence MSTEELSASDSEAVFANAGERWAPVGAVANPEDESGSAGKQRHRDSSPSTEDEMAARLRKLEEEQDLLNSSLLALTSHFAQVQFRLKQIVHAQSEEKERMLADLEEFAFRGCPHVVGCRAQDAVQMENSSEREKRERLEAQREKQKDLIFQLKTQLDDLERFAYQEGSYDSLPQSVVMERQKVIIDELIKKLDVNLNEDIGNLSPEELRQRVDAAIAQIVNPARVKEQLVEQLKTQIRDLEMFISFIQDEVGNPLLSDGHSEQPQAAGTSTRGPGVKKVDPEQAQRMRDTGLHLIQKALAVLQIFAASQFGCASGHVPQSMWAQDLPGQDYGPLLQRLEAAVEKVRVLGSRRHPSVEHVVSYTSNYTTSTTLAARDELTTSVRKELAIALKDLLSHGLFSPSQTMSLVLAPISCLLPYRPTPQTMHPWELFVKYYQSKNGKAFVESPARQLSQSFSLHVGSGPVTVTPKQSLLWAIHTVLKEHGRYKRGPDTEFKALVCMALNEQRLVSWLNLLCKSGTLIHPHYHSWSYMAQTGFEGALRILGRISHLRFNLPVDLAVRQLKNIKDAF is encoded by the exons ATGTCCACGGAGGAGCTGTCAGCCTCGGACAGCGAGGCTGTGTTCGCCAACGCTGGGGAGCGATGGGCACCGGTGGGCGCTGTGGCCAACCCTGAAGATGAGAGCGGCAGCGCGGGTAAGCAGAGGCATAGAGACTCGTCGCCGTCCACGGAGGATGAAATGGCCGCCAGGCTCAGGAAACTTGAAGAGGAGCAGGACTTGCTGAACTCTTCGCTCCTCGCCCTCACCTCCCACTTCGCTCAGGTTCAGTTCCGACTCAAGCAGATAGTTCACGCCCAGAgcgaggagaaggagaggatgcTTGCCGACCTGGAGGAGTTCGCCTTCAGGGGCTGTCCTCATGTGGTGGGCTGCAGGGCTCAGGATGCCGTACAGATGGAGAACTCG AGTGAGCGGGAGAAGAGGGAGCGCCTGGAGGCtcagagggaaaaacaaaaggatttAATTTTCCAGCTGAAGACGCAGCTGGACGATCTCGAGCGCTTCGCCTATCAGGAGGGCAGCTACGACTCGCTGCCGCAGTCTGTCGTCATGGAGAGACAGAAG GTCATCATCGACGAGCTGATCAAAAAGCTGGACGTCAACCTGAACGAGGACATCGGGAACTTGTCCCCCGAGGAGCTGAGGCAGAGAGTGGACGCTGCCATCGCTCAGATAGTAAACCCAGCCAGAGTCAAAGAGCAGCTGGTAGAGCAGCTCAAAACCCAGATCAGGGACCTGGAAATGTTCATCAGCTTCATTCAAG ATGAGGTGGGGAACCCTCTCCTGTCAGATGGACACAGCGAGCAGCCGCAAGCAGCAGGGACCAGCACCAGAGGTCCAGGAGTGAAGAAAG TCGACCCAGAACAAGCCCAGAGGATGCGAGACACGGGCCTGCACCTCATCCAGAAGGCACTTGCTGTTTTGCAGATTTTCGCTGCGAGCCAGTTCGGCTGCGCATCTGGCCACGTCCCCCAGAGCATGTGGGCTCAGGATTTGCCGGGACAGGACTATGGGCCCCTGCTGCAGCGTCTGGAGGCAGCTGTGGAGAAGGTGCGAGTGTTGGGCTCTCGGAGGCATCCTTCTGTCGAACACGTTGTCAGCTACACCAGCAACtacaccaccagcaccaccctCGCTGCGCGAGACGAGCTGACGACGTCTGTGAGGAAGGAGCTGGCGATTGCTCTGAAAGACTTGCTGTCTCACGGCCTCTTTTCACCCTCTCAGACAATGAGCCTGGTCCTAGCGCCCATCTCCTGCCTTCTGCCTTACAGACCAACCCCACAAACCATGCACCCATGGGAACTCTTTGTAAAATACTACCAGTCCAAAAATGGGAAGGCCTTTGTGGAGTCACCAGCCCGTCAGCTTTCACAGTCCTTCAGTCTGCATGTAGGCAGCGGCCCAGTGACCGTCACCCCTAAACAGTCCCTGCTGTGGGCCATTCACACCGTCCTGAAGGAGCACGGACGCTATAAGCGAGGACCAGACACAGAGTTCAAAGCTCTGGTGTGCATGGCACTGAACGAGCAGCGGCTGGTGTCGTGGCTCAATCTGCTGTGTAAGTCCGGCACTCTGATTCACCCACACTACCATTCCTGGAGCTACATGGCTCAGACCGGCTTCGAGGGAGCCCTGCGCATCCTGGGTCGCATCAGCCACCTCAGGTTCAACCTCCCAGTCGACCTGGCTGTTAGGCAGCTCAAGAACATCAAGGATGCTTTCTGA